The following coding sequences lie in one Myxococcales bacterium genomic window:
- a CDS encoding VOC family protein: MTITLRGLAHVGIRVHDLERSLGFYRLLGFEKTVGPIGPEPVAILEHPSGIELNLVLNAKDPRATNVLMDVPEKHPGITHIALFCPDILAAKAELEAAGFPPSGGPVKFPTGAQAIFVRDPDRNVIELHQRSDAQTPE, from the coding sequence ATGACCATCACACTGCGTGGGCTAGCCCACGTTGGCATCCGCGTCCATGACCTGGAACGGTCGCTGGGCTTCTACCGCTTGCTCGGCTTCGAGAAGACCGTGGGACCGATCGGACCGGAGCCGGTTGCGATCCTGGAACACCCGTCCGGCATCGAGCTCAACCTCGTGCTCAACGCCAAGGACCCGCGAGCAACCAACGTCCTGATGGACGTTCCCGAGAAACACCCGGGCATCACCCACATTGCGCTCTTCTGCCCGGACATCCTGGCGGCGAAGGCGGAGCTCGAAGCGGCGGGGTTTCCCCCGAGCGGGGGTCCGGTGAAGTTTCCTACGGGCGCTCAGGCCATCTTCGTGCGAGATCCAGATCGCAACGTGATCGAGCTCCATCAGCGGTCCGACGCGCAAACACCAGAATGA
- a CDS encoding discoidin domain-containing protein, producing MRAQRAFDTFRNRSVARLFREIFVERFLLRRAERRAASASPEQRREMRRLLGAARARVGAAGQLRSPGENGPAFRLLGEAFAILVSAHLVARGEADGERVLGAASAWQKLEALAETGELARAPTDLEGFLSNEDVLAADRLEPREALRLRPQLEALLRQLAGALEVRSVRRIKVNRALRMVAVAAGLLTLLVATVAWALAPANVARGKPVTTSSIFPRTPDPAGATDGVRGRGFGVHTTFEHLPWVIIDLGKSYKLSEVVVYHRSDNHQLETLPLTLQLSQDGASYSEISTRSTLFTAEEPWHQKLDGKPARYVRLIVNKKEKGYIALSEIEVYGR from the coding sequence TTGCGAGCACAGCGTGCCTTCGATACCTTCCGCAACCGCTCCGTGGCCCGCCTGTTTCGTGAAATCTTCGTCGAGCGCTTCCTGCTCCGCCGGGCCGAGCGCCGCGCTGCGAGCGCCTCTCCGGAGCAGCGGCGGGAAATGCGCCGACTGCTCGGCGCCGCGCGCGCGAGAGTCGGCGCGGCCGGGCAGCTCCGCAGTCCCGGCGAGAACGGCCCCGCGTTCAGGCTGCTGGGCGAGGCGTTTGCGATCCTGGTGAGCGCGCACCTCGTGGCGCGCGGAGAGGCCGACGGTGAACGCGTGCTCGGAGCGGCGTCGGCATGGCAGAAGCTGGAAGCGCTCGCGGAAACGGGTGAGCTGGCGCGCGCGCCGACGGACCTCGAAGGTTTTCTGAGCAACGAGGACGTGCTCGCCGCCGATCGACTCGAACCTCGCGAGGCCCTGCGCCTCCGCCCACAGCTCGAAGCCCTGCTCCGGCAGCTCGCCGGCGCGCTCGAGGTGCGCAGCGTGCGCCGCATCAAGGTCAACCGCGCCCTGCGCATGGTGGCGGTCGCGGCCGGCCTCTTGACGCTGCTCGTCGCGACGGTGGCTTGGGCGCTCGCGCCGGCCAACGTCGCCCGGGGCAAGCCGGTGACGACGAGCAGCATCTTCCCGAGAACACCCGATCCGGCCGGCGCCACCGACGGTGTGCGAGGGCGCGGGTTCGGGGTGCACACGACCTTCGAGCATCTGCCGTGGGTCATCATCGACCTGGGCAAGAGCTACAAACTCTCGGAGGTCGTCGTGTACCACCGCAGCGACAACCATCAGCTCGAGACCCTGCCGCTCACCTTGCAGCTCTCACAGGACGGCGCGAGCTACTCGGAAATCTCGACGCGCAGCACGTTGTTCACGGCAGAAGAGCCTTGGCACCAGAAACTCGACGGTAAGCCCGCGCGCTACGTCCGGCTGATCGTGAACAAAAAAGAGAAGGGCTACATCGCCCTCAGTGAGATCGAAGTCTACGGAAGGTAG
- a CDS encoding asparagine synthase — protein MGALFGFTGPPEPRLLERMSEVLAHRGRGKVVSFVSAQGSVAVRAARPEASPRLRSACLASEADACIAMSGYLTGSRFVSPAQLLADYRRLGPELVSELTGAFTFAAFDGARLCLARDGAGVRTLYWARHAGRLLFAVEPKGILSAPGFPRRIRAAAVAQYLSMSFVPGSGTMLEGVHELRPGHRLELEGAAAEPAITRWYEFEDDRELESAPDAEWIRRFAELHRDAVAVRLPRGEPVGVFLSGGLDSSAVTAEVARQHDAKVKTYAIHFGDDYDNELPYARSVAERCGTEHEEVLLRPKDFLPRLRRIVWHLDDPIGDPITVPNFELAGRVSRDVACVFNGEGGDPVFGGPKNIPMLLHHWYGGIDRDSGFRARMYLASYRRSYEEWARLMVPSWRSKVDAQQDLEGVFSGELDAELPTAFLNKLCAINIRQKGAHLILPKVDRMTGAFALTMLSPLFDERLLKLSFRMPPTLKLRQGVEKVVLKLAYKDALPEAVIRRPKSGMRVPVHFWFQGEMRRFARKILSKKEIVRAGIFDPKRVAQLLSYDTEEGPGRYGLRLWMLLTFELWRRIVVEGEPV, from the coding sequence ATGGGCGCGCTCTTCGGTTTCACAGGGCCTCCCGAGCCGCGCCTGCTCGAACGCATGAGCGAAGTGCTCGCTCACCGCGGTCGCGGCAAGGTCGTCAGCTTCGTCTCGGCACAGGGCAGCGTGGCCGTGCGTGCCGCCCGGCCCGAAGCTTCGCCGCGCTTGCGCTCCGCATGCCTCGCCTCGGAAGCCGACGCGTGTATCGCAATGAGCGGATACCTGACCGGCTCCCGGTTCGTGTCCCCCGCGCAGCTGCTGGCGGATTACCGCAGGCTGGGTCCAGAGCTCGTGAGCGAGCTCACCGGCGCCTTCACCTTTGCCGCGTTCGACGGCGCGAGGCTCTGTCTCGCACGCGACGGAGCCGGCGTTCGCACGCTGTACTGGGCTCGCCATGCGGGACGTCTGCTGTTCGCGGTGGAACCAAAGGGCATCCTGTCGGCGCCCGGGTTCCCACGCAGGATCCGCGCCGCCGCGGTCGCGCAGTACCTCAGCATGAGCTTCGTACCCGGCAGCGGCACCATGCTCGAAGGTGTGCACGAGCTTCGCCCCGGACATCGGCTCGAGCTCGAGGGCGCTGCGGCCGAGCCGGCGATCACGCGCTGGTACGAGTTCGAGGACGATCGTGAGCTCGAATCAGCGCCGGACGCCGAGTGGATCCGGCGTTTTGCCGAGCTGCACCGGGACGCCGTTGCGGTGCGGCTGCCCCGCGGTGAGCCCGTCGGTGTCTTCTTGTCGGGCGGGCTCGACTCGAGCGCCGTCACCGCGGAGGTCGCCCGACAACACGACGCCAAGGTCAAGACCTACGCCATCCACTTCGGGGACGACTACGACAACGAGCTGCCGTACGCCCGCTCTGTAGCAGAGCGTTGTGGCACCGAGCACGAAGAGGTGTTGCTGCGCCCGAAGGACTTCTTGCCGCGCCTGCGCCGCATCGTCTGGCACCTCGACGATCCGATCGGCGACCCGATCACGGTGCCCAACTTCGAGCTCGCCGGGCGCGTGTCGCGCGATGTGGCGTGTGTGTTCAACGGTGAGGGAGGAGATCCGGTCTTTGGCGGCCCCAAGAACATCCCGATGCTGCTCCACCACTGGTATGGCGGCATCGATCGAGACTCGGGGTTTCGCGCGCGCATGTACCTGGCTTCCTATCGTCGCAGCTACGAGGAGTGGGCGCGTCTGATGGTGCCCAGCTGGCGTTCCAAGGTGGATGCACAGCAGGATCTCGAAGGGGTGTTCTCGGGTGAGCTCGACGCCGAGCTGCCCACCGCGTTCCTGAACAAGCTGTGTGCGATCAACATCCGACAGAAGGGCGCGCACCTGATCCTGCCCAAGGTGGACCGCATGACCGGAGCCTTCGCCCTGACCATGTTGTCGCCGCTGTTCGACGAGCGATTGTTGAAGCTGTCTTTCCGGATGCCGCCGACCTTGAAGCTGCGGCAGGGTGTGGAGAAGGTAGTGCTCAAGCTCGCGTACAAGGACGCGCTGCCGGAAGCGGTGATTCGGCGCCCGAAGAGCGGCATGCGTGTGCCGGTTCACTTCTGGTTTCAGGGCGAGATGCGGCGTTTCGCTCGGAAGATCTTGAGCAAGAAGGAGATCGTGCGGGCTGGCATCTTCGATCCCAAGCGGGTCGCGCAGCTCCTCTCGTATGACACGGAGGAGGGACCGGGCCGGTACGGGTTACGCCTGTGGATGCTGCTCACGTTCGAGCTCTGGCGCCGCATCGTGGTCGAGGGTGAGCCCGTCTGA
- a CDS encoding TMEM165/GDT1 family protein yields MDMKLFVTVFSTVFLAELGDKTQLATLLYAADAKTSKWIVFSGAALALVATSALGVLGGALISRYVSDKALHWVAGLGFIAVGLWTLVKA; encoded by the coding sequence ATGGACATGAAGCTCTTCGTCACTGTTTTTTCCACCGTGTTCCTCGCCGAGCTCGGGGACAAAACCCAGCTCGCGACGCTGCTCTACGCGGCGGATGCCAAGACCTCGAAGTGGATCGTCTTCTCCGGCGCCGCGCTGGCGCTGGTCGCGACCTCGGCCCTGGGAGTGCTCGGTGGTGCGCTGATCTCCAGGTACGTCAGCGACAAGGCGTTGCACTGGGTGGCCGGTCTCGGTTTCATCGCCGTCGGTCTCTGGACGCTCGTGAAAGCTTAG
- a CDS encoding pyridoxamine 5'-phosphate oxidase family protein, with product MVASSPTQRTQLKRHPERGSYDPRVVHDILDAALLCQVAFVREGQPYVLPTAHVRVGDELFLHGAKKNRMLAALVEGVSACVSVTILDGLVLARSAMHHSMNYRSVVIFGRGREVEDAQEKRRVLAALVDHVTPGRSLEVREPNDAELSATRVVAFPVGEASAKIRRGPPLDLASDLERPCWAGVVPLELRALRPEPASDLVDGAAIAPLDVGGARFE from the coding sequence ATGGTCGCGAGCTCCCCCACCCAACGTACCCAGCTGAAACGCCACCCCGAGCGCGGGTCGTACGACCCGAGGGTCGTGCACGACATCCTGGATGCGGCGCTCCTGTGTCAGGTGGCCTTCGTCCGCGAAGGACAGCCCTACGTGCTCCCGACAGCTCACGTGCGCGTGGGGGACGAGCTCTTCCTGCACGGAGCCAAGAAGAACCGCATGCTCGCCGCGCTGGTCGAGGGCGTGTCCGCGTGTGTCAGCGTGACCATTCTCGACGGCCTCGTGCTCGCCCGCTCCGCCATGCACCACTCGATGAACTACCGCTCGGTCGTCATCTTCGGTCGTGGGCGCGAAGTCGAGGACGCGCAGGAGAAGCGGCGGGTGCTGGCCGCGTTGGTGGACCACGTCACCCCCGGCCGCTCGCTCGAAGTGCGCGAGCCGAACGACGCCGAGCTCTCGGCGACCCGCGTCGTGGCATTTCCCGTCGGCGAAGCCTCCGCCAAGATCCGGCGTGGTCCCCCCCTCGACCTCGCGTCCGATCTCGAGCGGCCGTGCTGGGCGGGTGTCGTGCCGCTCGAGCTCCGAGCGCTTCGGCCCGAACCTGCTTCGGACCTCGTTGACGGCGCAGCGATTGCGCCGCTCGACGTGGGCGGCGCGCGCTTCGAGTGA
- a CDS encoding dipeptidase — translation MKPSAWLALAVVYSGCAPSPPPASDSARAAEPTPTSAPPSATSEPAAPPSASAAAAPKPIDLDQKANELAHRFIILDGHVDVPYRLWQSRDKAGKVTEDVAERTAKGNFDYPRAVTGGLDAPFMSIYVPAKFEAGGAKKLANQLIDLVEDIAKKSPDKFRMARSTEEVRQNKKDGKISLLLGMENGSPVEKKLENVKFFFDRGVRYITLAHSKDNHLSDSSYDDRHKNKGLSPFGKQVVGEMNRLGILVDVSHISDDAFRDVMKVSTVPVIASHSSCRHFTPGWMRNMSDDMIRELASKGGVIQINFGSGFLDPKLQKQETERWKQRAALLRKHKLESNDARAKPLLERFEKDNPAGFASVAQVADHIDHVKALVGVDHVGLGSDFDGVGDSLPVGLKDVGAYPSLIKVLLERGYSDAEIEKICSGNVLRVWQRVEVAAAAQADAASHK, via the coding sequence GTGAAACCGTCAGCGTGGCTCGCTCTCGCCGTAGTCTATTCTGGTTGTGCGCCCAGCCCGCCACCGGCGTCGGACTCGGCAAGAGCCGCCGAGCCGACTCCGACGTCCGCGCCGCCGAGCGCGACGAGCGAGCCTGCCGCGCCCCCGAGCGCGAGCGCCGCGGCCGCTCCGAAGCCGATTGATCTCGATCAAAAAGCGAACGAGCTCGCCCACCGCTTCATCATCCTGGACGGGCACGTCGACGTTCCGTATCGCCTGTGGCAGTCCCGCGACAAGGCGGGCAAGGTCACGGAAGACGTCGCGGAGCGCACAGCGAAGGGCAACTTCGACTACCCGCGCGCCGTCACGGGCGGGCTCGATGCGCCGTTCATGAGCATCTACGTGCCGGCCAAGTTCGAGGCTGGCGGCGCGAAGAAGCTGGCGAATCAGCTGATCGATCTGGTCGAGGACATTGCCAAGAAGTCCCCCGACAAGTTTCGCATGGCGCGCTCGACCGAGGAGGTCAGGCAGAACAAGAAGGACGGCAAAATCTCGCTCTTGCTGGGCATGGAGAACGGGTCACCCGTCGAGAAGAAGCTGGAGAACGTGAAGTTCTTCTTCGATCGCGGCGTGCGCTACATCACCCTCGCACACTCGAAGGACAACCACCTCTCGGACTCGTCGTACGACGACCGTCACAAGAACAAGGGGTTGAGTCCGTTCGGAAAGCAGGTCGTGGGCGAGATGAACCGGCTCGGCATCCTGGTCGATGTTTCGCACATCTCCGACGATGCGTTCCGGGACGTGATGAAGGTGAGTACGGTCCCGGTGATCGCCTCGCACTCGTCGTGTCGGCACTTCACGCCGGGCTGGATGCGCAACATGAGCGACGACATGATCCGAGAACTGGCATCCAAGGGAGGCGTCATCCAGATCAACTTCGGCTCCGGTTTCCTCGATCCGAAGCTGCAGAAACAGGAGACCGAACGCTGGAAACAACGGGCGGCGCTGCTAAGAAAACACAAACTCGAGTCGAACGATGCTCGCGCAAAACCTCTGCTAGAGCGGTTCGAGAAGGACAACCCGGCGGGGTTTGCGAGCGTGGCGCAGGTCGCGGATCACATCGATCACGTGAAGGCGCTCGTGGGCGTCGACCACGTCGGATTGGGCAGTGACTTCGACGGGGTGGGGGACTCGCTCCCGGTCGGGCTCAAGGATGTCGGCGCCTATCCGAGTCTGATAAAGGTCCTCTTGGAGCGCGGCTATTCGGACGCCGAAATCGAGAAGATCTGCTCCGGCAACGTGCTTCGGGTGTGGCAGCGGGTCGAGGTCGCGGCGGCGGCGCAGGCCGATGCGGCCTCGCACAAGTGA
- a CDS encoding DUF615 domain-containing protein, translating into MPRRRLHETSPEATTETDEDLVSRTDKKRARRVREDALFELTRELTALSEKNLGRLGLPEPVLDAILDAQKIKSPRARGRQERVVRGALRDAEWPAVRARLDTLLLHGTAPTAAPAPGEGKEREWVVRLLGEGSTGLDAFLADHPSVDREHLFKLVRAAGRGAPDVRKRAEGKLARTIALLLRHPG; encoded by the coding sequence ATGCCCCGACGACGCTTGCACGAGACCTCACCCGAGGCCACGACCGAGACCGACGAAGATCTGGTCTCGCGCACGGACAAGAAGCGCGCGCGGCGTGTGCGCGAGGACGCACTCTTCGAGCTCACCCGGGAGCTGACCGCACTCAGTGAGAAGAACCTCGGGCGACTGGGCCTGCCGGAGCCGGTCCTGGACGCCATCCTCGACGCTCAGAAGATCAAGAGCCCGCGCGCTCGCGGTCGGCAAGAGCGGGTCGTGCGTGGCGCACTGCGGGACGCCGAGTGGCCGGCAGTTCGCGCGCGACTCGACACCCTGCTCTTGCACGGCACGGCTCCGACGGCGGCGCCTGCACCGGGCGAGGGCAAAGAGCGCGAGTGGGTGGTGCGCCTCTTGGGTGAAGGCAGCACCGGGCTCGACGCTTTTCTGGCGGACCACCCGAGTGTGGATCGCGAGCACCTGTTCAAGCTCGTCCGCGCGGCGGGTCGCGGTGCGCCGGACGTGCGCAAGCGGGCCGAGGGCAAGCTCGCGCGGACGATTGCGCTCCTGTTGCGGCATCCGGGTTGA
- a CDS encoding CarD family transcriptional regulator, with protein MQSQVNSTTAPTFKVGDRAVHPSHGVGEVVQLEEKDFGGHRTSCYVLKIVDSDLKVMVPMEAASRVGLRPVMKKKEAEKILDILRAPEVAVDVQPWNRRFRAYTEMLKSGLPAEIAKVLRDMYRLKFDKDLSFGERRLLDQARSLLIQELALAKKVTAASIEGEIQEIFSA; from the coding sequence ATGCAGTCGCAGGTGAATAGTACGACGGCGCCCACCTTCAAGGTTGGAGACAGGGCCGTACACCCCTCACACGGGGTCGGGGAAGTTGTGCAGCTCGAAGAGAAGGACTTCGGGGGGCATCGCACGAGCTGTTACGTCCTGAAGATCGTCGATTCGGATCTCAAGGTGATGGTTCCAATGGAAGCGGCTAGCCGCGTTGGACTGCGCCCGGTGATGAAGAAGAAGGAAGCCGAGAAGATCCTCGACATCCTGCGCGCACCCGAGGTGGCGGTGGACGTTCAGCCGTGGAACCGCAGATTCCGCGCCTACACCGAGATGCTCAAGAGTGGACTGCCGGCGGAGATCGCCAAGGTTCTGCGCGACATGTACCGCCTGAAGTTCGACAAGGACTTGTCGTTCGGTGAGCGCCGCCTCCTCGACCAAGCCCGCTCGCTCTTGATCCAAGAGCTGGCGCTGGCAAAGAAGGTCACGGCCGCGAGCATCGAGGGCGAGATCCAAGAGATCTTCTCGGCCTGA
- a CDS encoding PLP-dependent aminotransferase family protein gives MPLDLAEHAGEALFVQIARALSDDIRRGRLRPGARLPGARTLASELAVHRNTVVAAYSELAAEGWIVAREARGSFVSSALPETSPRRFTRSVAPAGVARRPGFDLGRFPDLDESAPPRGALVLSGGVPDVRLAPKLELGRALRRVLGRDSVRVSSYGNEQGHPALRSAVAELLTTTRGVLAAADDVLVTRGSQMALYLIARVLLSPGDVVAVEALGYRPAWNVFSSLGAECLPVPVDAAGLDVSALERALERRPIRALYLTPHHQYPTLATLSAPRRLALLWLAERHRFAIIEDDYDHEFHYEGRPVLPLASADRAGVVLYVGTLSKIFTPGLRVGWVVGPPPVIEAMSRVRAHIDRQGDLLLEAALGELLEDGVVQRHARKARRIYQARRDHLLEALRRHTGDCLSIRVPTGGMALWARTQGIDADAWAKRALSHGVVVLPARRFAFDGRARPFLRLGFASLNERELSEAARRLGRARSSK, from the coding sequence CTGCCGCTCGACCTGGCAGAACACGCGGGCGAGGCACTGTTCGTCCAGATCGCGCGGGCGCTCTCGGACGACATCCGGCGCGGACGTCTGCGTCCCGGCGCCCGCTTGCCCGGCGCGCGGACGCTGGCGAGCGAGCTGGCGGTACACCGAAACACCGTCGTTGCGGCCTACAGCGAGCTGGCGGCGGAAGGCTGGATCGTCGCACGAGAAGCGCGGGGGTCGTTCGTCTCGTCCGCGCTGCCGGAGACTTCGCCTCGGCGTTTCACTCGCAGCGTTGCACCCGCGGGGGTCGCCCGACGACCCGGCTTCGACCTCGGACGATTTCCCGACCTCGACGAGAGCGCCCCGCCGCGCGGCGCGCTGGTCTTGTCCGGGGGAGTGCCGGACGTACGCCTTGCACCCAAGCTGGAGCTTGGGCGGGCGCTCCGGCGGGTGCTCGGGCGCGACAGCGTCCGGGTGTCGAGCTACGGCAACGAGCAGGGACACCCCGCACTCCGCAGCGCGGTCGCCGAACTGTTGACCACGACGCGAGGTGTGCTCGCTGCGGCCGACGACGTGCTCGTAACCCGCGGCAGTCAGATGGCGCTGTACTTGATCGCGCGCGTGCTGCTCTCGCCCGGCGACGTCGTGGCGGTCGAAGCGCTGGGGTACCGACCGGCCTGGAACGTGTTCTCGAGCCTGGGCGCCGAGTGTCTACCGGTGCCAGTGGATGCCGCTGGCCTCGACGTGAGTGCGCTCGAACGCGCGCTCGAACGCCGGCCGATCCGTGCGCTCTACCTCACTCCGCACCATCAGTATCCGACGCTGGCCACGCTGAGCGCGCCGCGTCGCCTCGCGTTGCTCTGGCTGGCGGAGAGACACCGCTTTGCGATCATCGAAGACGACTACGATCACGAGTTCCACTACGAAGGACGACCCGTGCTCCCGTTGGCAAGCGCGGACCGCGCGGGGGTGGTGCTCTACGTCGGCACGCTGTCGAAGATCTTCACACCGGGCCTGCGCGTTGGGTGGGTGGTCGGGCCGCCTCCCGTCATAGAAGCGATGAGCCGCGTGCGCGCCCACATCGATCGCCAGGGCGACTTGCTGCTCGAGGCGGCGCTGGGCGAGTTGCTCGAAGACGGAGTCGTGCAGCGCCACGCGCGCAAGGCCCGGCGCATCTATCAGGCGCGCCGCGACCATCTGCTGGAGGCGCTCCGGCGCCACACCGGCGACTGCCTGAGCATCCGGGTCCCCACCGGCGGCATGGCGCTCTGGGCTCGGACCCAGGGCATCGACGCGGACGCCTGGGCCAAGCGCGCGCTCTCGCACGGGGTGGTCGTGCTGCCAGCGCGCCGTTTTGCGTTCGACGGCCGAGCCCGACCGTTCTTGCGCCTCGGGTTCGCCAGCCTGAACGAGCGCGAGCTGAGCGAAGCAGCGCGACGCCTCGGTCGCGCCCGCAGCAGCAAGTGA
- a CDS encoding tyrosine--tRNA ligase has protein sequence MPSAEEQFTELTRGAVDVVQRDELLDRLREGRPLEIKAGFDPTRPDLHLGHTVLLQKMRQFQDFGHNVTFLIGDFTAMVGDPTGQNDMRPRQTREQVLSAAKTYQEQAFKVLDPERTRVRYNSEWLGALTLDKMVELAAKRTVARTLERRDFRERLEQHRDIYLHELLYPLFQGYDSVVMESDVELGGTDQLFNLLVGRDLMQRFGQKPQIVITTPILEGIDAHMVDGQVVGKKMSKSADNYVGLTEPPVDMFRKCMQIDDQVIWRFFELLSPRSTSEIAELRAKGDPIGSKAEFAREVVTRFHHADAAAAAEATFRATYLGDGVPADVPEADVAPDGDKLLLAKALATVKLVASNGEGRRMIQGGGVEVDGTVVKDGLFELRPGQTYLVRVGSKNRRFCRIRVGS, from the coding sequence ATGCCGAGCGCCGAAGAACAATTCACCGAGCTGACCCGTGGTGCGGTCGACGTAGTGCAACGGGACGAGCTGCTCGATCGCCTGCGCGAAGGACGCCCGCTCGAGATCAAGGCGGGCTTCGATCCGACGCGACCCGACCTGCACCTCGGCCACACGGTGCTGCTGCAGAAGATGCGTCAGTTCCAGGACTTCGGGCACAACGTCACCTTCTTGATCGGGGACTTCACCGCGATGGTCGGCGACCCCACGGGCCAGAACGACATGCGTCCGCGGCAGACCCGAGAGCAGGTGTTGTCAGCCGCGAAAACCTATCAAGAACAGGCCTTTAAGGTGCTGGACCCGGAGCGAACGCGGGTCCGTTACAACAGCGAATGGCTCGGGGCGTTGACCCTCGACAAGATGGTCGAGCTCGCCGCCAAGCGCACTGTTGCACGCACCCTCGAGCGACGAGATTTCCGCGAACGCCTCGAACAACACCGCGACATCTACCTGCACGAGCTCTTGTACCCACTCTTTCAGGGGTACGACTCCGTGGTGATGGAGAGCGACGTCGAGCTCGGCGGCACCGACCAGCTCTTCAACCTGTTGGTAGGCCGAGATCTGATGCAGCGCTTCGGGCAAAAGCCGCAAATCGTGATCACGACGCCGATCCTGGAGGGCATCGACGCGCACATGGTCGACGGGCAGGTCGTCGGCAAGAAGATGAGCAAGTCCGCGGACAACTACGTCGGCCTGACGGAACCGCCGGTCGACATGTTTCGCAAGTGCATGCAGATCGACGACCAGGTCATCTGGCGTTTCTTCGAGCTGCTCTCACCCCGCTCCACCTCCGAGATCGCGGAGCTGCGCGCCAAGGGGGACCCCATCGGCAGCAAGGCCGAATTCGCTCGTGAGGTCGTGACTCGCTTCCACCACGCGGACGCGGCGGCGGCGGCCGAGGCCACGTTCCGAGCAACGTACCTGGGGGACGGCGTTCCGGCAGACGTGCCCGAAGCGGACGTCGCGCCCGATGGCGACAAGCTGCTCCTGGCCAAGGCGCTGGCCACGGTCAAACTCGTCGCGTCGAACGGCGAGGGGCGGCGCATGATTCAGGGCGGCGGGGTGGAGGTCGACGGCACGGTGGTCAAGGACGGGCTGTTCGAGCTCCGTCCGGGCCAGACCTATTTGGTCCGGGTCGGCTCGAAAAACCGACGTTTCTGCCGGATCCGGGTCGGTTCGTGA
- a CDS encoding integration host factor subunit beta: MTKSELIEAIAARGELTKARAEMVVNCVFDAMTEALQKGEGIEIRGFGSFTVRPYKPYDGRNPRTGQPVPVPAKRLPFFKVGKELKELVNASRHTAISGGDDSDDDDD, from the coding sequence ATGACCAAGAGCGAGCTCATCGAAGCTATCGCAGCCCGCGGGGAGCTCACGAAGGCCCGCGCCGAGATGGTCGTCAATTGCGTCTTCGACGCGATGACGGAAGCCCTGCAGAAGGGCGAAGGCATTGAAATCCGTGGCTTCGGCAGCTTCACGGTGCGGCCGTACAAGCCTTACGACGGACGCAACCCACGCACCGGCCAGCCCGTGCCGGTTCCGGCGAAGCGCCTGCCCTTCTTCAAGGTCGGCAAAGAGCTGAAAGAGCTGGTGAACGCCAGCCGTCACACGGCGATCAGCGGCGGCGACGACAGCGACGACGACGACGACTGA
- a CDS encoding cob(I)yrinic acid a,c-diamide adenosyltransferase gives MKIYTKTGDSGETGLFGGARVDKDDTRVDAYGTVDETNAAIGCARATGLPAELDALLGAIQDDLFTLGAELACVPGHEERMKLALCSAAAIERLEAAIDSSESALPALTAFILPGGTAGAAALHAARTTCRRAERRVVTLRRASKVRDEVVIYLNRLSDLLFVLARRTNHEAGVADVPWNKPT, from the coding sequence ATGAAGATCTACACGAAGACCGGAGACAGCGGCGAGACCGGGCTGTTCGGCGGCGCGCGTGTCGACAAGGACGACACGCGCGTCGACGCGTACGGCACGGTCGACGAGACGAACGCGGCCATCGGCTGCGCGCGCGCCACGGGACTGCCGGCGGAGCTCGACGCTTTGCTCGGGGCGATCCAGGACGATCTGTTCACGCTCGGCGCCGAGCTTGCGTGTGTACCCGGCCACGAAGAGCGAATGAAGCTCGCTTTGTGTTCCGCTGCGGCCATCGAGCGGCTGGAGGCGGCCATCGACAGCTCGGAGTCGGCTCTCCCTGCCCTGACCGCCTTCATCCTGCCCGGAGGCACCGCCGGCGCCGCGGCGCTGCACGCGGCACGCACCACCTGTCGCCGCGCGGAGCGGCGTGTGGTGACGCTCCGGCGCGCGAGCAAGGTCCGCGACGAGGTCGTCATCTACCTCAATCGCCTGAGCGACCTCTTGTTCGTGCTGGCCCGACGCACCAACCACGAGGCGGGAGTCGCAGACGTGCCTTGGAACAAACCGACGTGA